A genome region from Geobacter pickeringii includes the following:
- the cas5c gene encoding type I-C CRISPR-associated protein Cas5c yields MRSRIDFKVTGRFALFTDPLTKIGGEKCSYHIPTYEALKGIAKSIYWKPTFVWVIDKVRVMRRIRTQSKSMKPLVFHGIYPSEKDPAKKQEPFNTLAIYTYLADVEYQVQAHFEWNPYRNDLADDRDPDKHWHVAKRMVEKGGRQDVFLGTRECQGYVEPCAFGEGKGEYDGCGELAYGLMFHGFDYPDETGTRELHSRFWRPVMKDGVVLFPEPKEFLQQSSDKAREFVREMIPNPPSSNGLREEGLLDELD; encoded by the coding sequence ATGAGGAGCCGTATTGACTTCAAGGTAACGGGGCGCTTTGCGCTGTTTACCGATCCGTTGACCAAAATCGGCGGAGAGAAATGTTCGTATCACATCCCCACCTATGAGGCGCTCAAAGGGATTGCCAAATCTATCTACTGGAAGCCGACTTTCGTCTGGGTCATCGACAAGGTCCGGGTCATGCGGCGTATCCGCACCCAGTCAAAGAGTATGAAGCCGTTGGTCTTCCATGGTATCTACCCGAGCGAAAAAGACCCTGCCAAGAAACAGGAACCGTTTAATACCCTGGCAATCTACACCTACCTGGCTGACGTGGAGTATCAGGTGCAGGCACATTTCGAATGGAACCCCTATCGTAATGACCTGGCAGATGATCGCGACCCCGACAAACATTGGCATGTAGCCAAAAGGATGGTGGAAAAGGGTGGGCGCCAGGACGTCTTTCTCGGCACGCGAGAATGCCAGGGATATGTGGAGCCGTGTGCTTTCGGTGAAGGAAAAGGAGAATATGACGGTTGCGGCGAACTGGCATACGGCCTCATGTTTCACGGTTTCGACTATCCGGATGAAACCGGAACCAGGGAGTTGCATAGCCGCTTCTGGCGACCGGTCATGAAAGATGGTGTTGTCTTGTTTCCTGAACCGAAAGAATTCCTGCAACAAAGCAGTGACAAGGCACGCGAGTTCGTGCGGGAGATGATCCCCAATCCGCCCAGTTCAAATGGGTTGCGAGAGGAGGGACTGTTAGATGAGCTGGATTGA
- the cas7c gene encoding type I-C CRISPR-associated protein Cas7/Csd2, whose protein sequence is MSLSRKIDFAVVFKVVNANPNGDPLNGNRPRTIYEGNGEVSDVCIKRKIRNRLMEAGKPIFVQSDDSKNDKHPSLKSRADEILAGIKAPEEIAKKACETWFDVRAFGQLFAFKATGGKKAKGEDGGDDKGVSIGIRGPVSVQSAFSVSPVSLTSTQITKSVSSEGDGTKRGSDTMGMKHRVDRGIYTFYGSMNPQLAVKTGFSDDDAAAIKAVLPQLFENDASSARPEGSMEVLKVVWWEHNCASGQCSSAKVHRSLNVVDTDDLNALITFNELNVPVPEIIEGV, encoded by the coding sequence ATGAGTCTGTCCAGGAAAATCGATTTTGCGGTTGTTTTCAAGGTCGTCAATGCAAACCCGAATGGTGATCCCCTCAACGGCAACCGTCCCCGCACTATCTATGAGGGTAATGGCGAGGTTTCCGATGTCTGCATCAAGCGCAAGATTCGTAATCGGCTGATGGAGGCCGGGAAACCGATCTTTGTTCAGTCCGATGACAGCAAGAACGACAAGCATCCTAGCCTGAAATCACGGGCTGATGAAATCCTCGCGGGCATCAAGGCCCCAGAGGAAATTGCCAAAAAAGCGTGCGAAACCTGGTTCGACGTTCGGGCTTTCGGGCAGCTTTTCGCTTTCAAGGCAACGGGCGGCAAGAAGGCAAAGGGGGAGGATGGCGGAGATGATAAGGGTGTCTCCATCGGCATTCGTGGACCGGTCAGTGTGCAGTCGGCATTCAGTGTGTCGCCGGTGAGCTTGACCAGTACCCAGATAACCAAGAGTGTCAGCAGTGAAGGGGACGGAACAAAGCGCGGTTCCGATACTATGGGCATGAAGCACCGTGTTGATCGTGGTATCTACACCTTTTACGGCAGCATGAATCCGCAACTGGCCGTCAAGACCGGATTCAGTGACGATGATGCTGCGGCAATCAAGGCGGTTCTGCCTCAGTTGTTCGAAAACGATGCTTCTTCTGCCCGTCCCGAGGGGAGCATGGAGGTTCTGAAGGTTGTTTGGTGGGAGCACAATTGTGCGAGTGGTCAGTGTTCTTCCGCCAAGGTTCATAGGAGTTTGAATGTTGTGGACACTGATGATTTGAATGCGTTGATTACGTTCAACGAACTGAATGTGCCGGTACCTGAAATAATTGAGGGGGTTTGA
- the cas8c gene encoding type I-C CRISPR-associated protein Cas8c/Csd1: MSWIEKLYQTYENNTDAIGSRSDSVPLLPICHTTQNAHISISIDADGNFLRATVLPKLGARTIIPATEDSAGRTSGTTPHPLCDKLQYVAADYGEYGGEKDPCFDNYIELLKKWIAMDNLQWKLKAVATYVEKRKVIADLVKASALYAEDDSRLIDEWTSENAAPEIFRLLPGGYDNKGKKKPWQADAFVRWSVETPGDPQPEVWLDQGLWRSWENYYGSLKSTKSLCFVTGAEIPLADQHPAKIRNDGDKAKLISSNDLSGYTFRGRFTSADEACGVGFQVTQKAHSALRWLIARQGRRDGEQAVVAWAVSGADVPDPQADTFSFLFGGEQTAPPKVGYTAQEIGAALSKRIAGYTAKLKSTDDVVVIGLDSATPGRMAISYYRELTGSEFLERIESWHTGCCWQQYFGKDRIFFGAPAPRDIAEVAYGRRIDEKLRKATIERLLPCIVDGALIPRDLVESCIRRASNRNGIEYWEWEKALGIACALFRYHHKERSYPMALDRELRSRDYLYGRLLALAERLEERALYVGGEKRSTSAEKLMQRFADRPYSTWRVLETGLTPYKVRLNGKRHGFLNAVQQEIDAVCDLFERDDFSSDKRLSGEFLLGYHCQRAALRPVAGPDATDKSEDSDN; this comes from the coding sequence ATGAGCTGGATTGAGAAGTTGTATCAGACCTATGAGAACAATACCGACGCTATCGGCAGTCGAAGCGATTCAGTGCCGCTTCTGCCTATTTGTCACACTACCCAGAATGCTCATATATCCATCAGCATAGATGCGGATGGGAATTTCCTCAGAGCTACCGTACTTCCTAAATTGGGAGCACGAACCATTATTCCGGCGACTGAAGACTCGGCTGGAAGAACCAGCGGAACGACTCCGCACCCCCTGTGTGACAAGCTGCAGTATGTTGCGGCAGATTATGGTGAATACGGTGGGGAGAAAGATCCATGCTTTGATAACTACATAGAACTTTTGAAAAAATGGATCGCAATGGACAATCTGCAGTGGAAGCTGAAGGCTGTTGCGACCTATGTGGAGAAGCGAAAGGTCATAGCTGACCTTGTTAAGGCATCTGCACTTTATGCTGAGGATGATTCAAGGTTGATTGATGAATGGACGAGTGAAAATGCTGCACCTGAAATATTCAGGTTGCTTCCGGGTGGTTATGACAATAAAGGGAAAAAGAAACCTTGGCAGGCTGATGCCTTTGTGCGGTGGTCGGTGGAAACTCCCGGTGATCCGCAACCGGAGGTTTGGCTTGATCAAGGACTATGGCGATCATGGGAAAACTACTACGGAAGCCTCAAAAGCACCAAGTCTCTCTGCTTCGTAACAGGGGCTGAAATCCCGCTGGCGGATCAGCATCCCGCGAAAATTCGGAATGATGGAGACAAGGCCAAGCTTATCTCTTCCAATGATCTCTCCGGTTATACTTTCCGTGGCCGGTTCACATCCGCTGATGAAGCCTGTGGTGTTGGTTTCCAGGTCACCCAGAAAGCTCACAGTGCGTTGCGTTGGCTGATTGCTCGCCAGGGAAGACGTGACGGTGAGCAGGCTGTGGTTGCCTGGGCCGTGTCCGGCGCGGACGTCCCCGATCCGCAGGCTGACACGTTCTCATTTCTGTTCGGAGGAGAGCAGACAGCGCCACCGAAGGTTGGATACACCGCCCAGGAAATCGGGGCTGCTTTGTCGAAGCGAATTGCAGGGTATACGGCGAAGTTGAAATCGACCGATGATGTTGTCGTTATCGGCCTTGATTCGGCTACGCCGGGACGCATGGCGATCAGTTATTACCGGGAGTTGACCGGGTCGGAGTTCCTTGAACGCATTGAGTCGTGGCATACGGGGTGTTGCTGGCAACAGTATTTCGGTAAGGATCGAATCTTCTTTGGCGCCCCTGCGCCTCGTGACATAGCCGAAGTTGCCTATGGGAGACGGATAGACGAAAAGCTGAGGAAGGCAACGATCGAGCGTCTCCTTCCCTGTATCGTCGATGGTGCGCTGATACCTCGTGATCTCGTCGAGTCTTGTATCAGAAGAGCCAGTAACAGAAACGGCATCGAATACTGGGAATGGGAAAAGGCCCTGGGAATAGCATGTGCGTTGTTCAGATATCACCATAAGGAAAGGAGTTATCCAATGGCATTGGATCGAGAACTGAGAAGCAGGGATTATCTTTACGGTCGTCTGCTCGCTCTGGCTGAGCGCCTGGAGGAGCGGGCGCTCTACGTGGGGGGTGAGAAACGCTCAACAAGTGCAGAAAAGCTGATGCAGCGTTTTGCTGATCGTCCTTACTCCACATGGCGTGTATTGGAAACCGGCTTGACGCCCTACAAGGTCAGATTGAATGGAAAGCGTCATGGCTTTCTCAATGCTGTTCAACAGGAAATCGATGCTGTTTGCGACCTCTTTGAGAGGGATGATTTTTCCTCCGACAAGCGGTTGAGCGGTGAATTCCTGTTGGGCTATCACTGTCAGCGGGCTGCATTGAGGCCTGTTGCCGGACCGGACGCAACCGATAAATCCGAAGATTCAGATAACTGA
- a CDS encoding CRISPR-associated helicase/endonuclease Cas3 — MEGNHGSVFVARYRRQDGTPQTLLEHLEGTSVLASLFAGKIGLPALGALMGLLHDFGKYSKDFQTYIKSSAGKIEPDDDDYVDSQDKKGKIDHSSAGAQYLRKHGRNTQFWQIAADMMSLCIVSHHSGLIDCLAPDGTDVFNKRMQKPDEKTHYGCVAKNLEENVWSSVQKLLTSPQIEEELRCRLELLRHGVPSPEVGQFMLGFLVRFLFSTLIDADRLNSAERKPPTKQPWQPLIDLLETHLSGFTAKNRIDEVRADISRSCLKFAAREKGLFQLTVPTGGGKTLASLRFGLHHAAKHQMDRIIYVVPYTSIIDQNARVARSVFAPLEEGCKQVVLEHHSNLTPEQDTDESKLLAENWDAPIIYTTAVQFLETLFAAGTRGVRRLHQLANAVIIFDEIQTIPIRTVHLFNNAINFLVGQCGSTAMFCTATQPLLDRVEHKKGAARLSDNPQIMRDVGGLFRDLHRTKIENRCKDEGWTEDEVAETALEELDASGSVLIIVNKKAQARELYRRLQGRTEHVHHLSTSMCPAHRTAVLDKVKVCLDPQNPSPVICISTQLIEAGVDVDFGTVIRYLSGIDSIAQAAGRCNRNGLRETGRVLIVNAANEGLDRLPEIRLAQDVTKRVLREFEHDPAAFDYDLQSPKAMECFYHYYFFQRAHEMAFPVSGRDIKDIARNDDLLNLLSINNDSVQIYLNERKQAPPLFLRQSFMSAARAFKAIDSPTEGVIVPYAEGEKIIAKLLCAGYEEKGRLLKEAQRYSVNLFPHEMKKLKDEKRRLYEVWKGSGVYYLDERHYSEQFGVSTEEVADMKVLIVSGGDNEEPY, encoded by the coding sequence GTGGAAGGAAATCATGGCTCTGTTTTTGTCGCACGATATCGGCGGCAGGACGGCACACCGCAAACCCTTTTAGAGCATCTTGAGGGGACTTCCGTCCTTGCATCTCTGTTTGCCGGTAAAATCGGCTTACCTGCGTTGGGTGCATTAATGGGTCTCCTGCATGATTTTGGAAAGTACTCCAAGGACTTCCAAACATATATCAAATCCTCGGCAGGAAAGATCGAACCGGACGATGACGACTATGTCGACTCTCAGGACAAGAAGGGCAAGATCGATCATTCCTCGGCAGGGGCTCAGTATCTGCGAAAGCATGGGAGGAACACTCAATTTTGGCAGATAGCCGCTGACATGATGTCACTCTGCATTGTGTCGCACCATTCCGGCCTTATTGACTGCCTTGCGCCGGACGGCACCGATGTGTTCAACAAACGGATGCAAAAGCCGGATGAAAAGACTCATTATGGTTGTGTGGCAAAAAATCTGGAAGAAAATGTGTGGAGCAGTGTTCAGAAATTGTTGACTTCGCCTCAAATCGAGGAAGAACTGCGGTGTCGGCTTGAGCTGCTCAGACATGGAGTTCCATCGCCGGAAGTGGGCCAATTCATGCTGGGCTTTCTGGTTCGTTTTCTCTTCAGCACGCTGATTGATGCGGATCGTCTGAATTCTGCCGAGCGTAAGCCGCCCACTAAACAGCCTTGGCAGCCGCTGATCGATCTGCTCGAAACCCATCTTTCAGGGTTTACGGCGAAAAACCGGATTGACGAGGTGAGGGCCGACATTTCCAGATCGTGCCTGAAGTTTGCAGCGAGGGAAAAGGGGCTTTTTCAGTTAACTGTTCCGACCGGCGGCGGCAAGACCCTTGCCAGTCTCCGTTTCGGCCTCCATCATGCGGCCAAGCACCAGATGGATCGCATCATCTACGTGGTTCCCTATACTTCGATCATCGATCAGAATGCCCGTGTCGCCCGGTCAGTTTTCGCCCCCCTTGAGGAGGGCTGTAAACAGGTCGTGCTTGAACATCACTCCAATCTCACCCCTGAACAGGACACCGACGAGAGCAAGCTTCTGGCCGAGAACTGGGATGCACCCATCATCTACACCACTGCCGTGCAATTTCTGGAAACCCTTTTTGCCGCCGGCACCCGTGGGGTGCGGCGGCTCCATCAGCTTGCCAATGCCGTCATCATCTTTGACGAAATTCAGACCATACCGATTCGCACCGTTCACCTTTTCAACAATGCCATCAACTTTCTGGTCGGCCAATGTGGTTCAACAGCCATGTTCTGTACGGCAACGCAGCCGCTTCTGGACAGGGTTGAGCATAAGAAGGGGGCGGCTCGGCTTTCCGATAATCCGCAAATCATGCGCGATGTTGGAGGACTTTTCAGGGATCTGCATCGCACCAAAATTGAAAACCGATGCAAAGACGAGGGCTGGACGGAAGACGAAGTGGCGGAAACCGCGTTGGAGGAGCTTGACGCATCGGGCAGCGTGCTAATCATTGTCAACAAGAAGGCTCAGGCGCGGGAGCTCTATCGACGCCTCCAGGGCAGAACGGAGCATGTCCACCACCTGAGCACGAGTATGTGCCCCGCTCACCGGACAGCGGTTCTCGATAAAGTTAAAGTCTGCCTCGACCCGCAGAATCCTTCACCGGTCATCTGCATCAGCACCCAACTGATCGAGGCCGGTGTGGATGTGGATTTCGGCACGGTAATCCGCTACCTGTCCGGAATCGACTCCATTGCCCAGGCAGCCGGGCGTTGCAACCGTAACGGTTTGCGGGAAACCGGCAGGGTCTTGATCGTCAATGCGGCAAACGAGGGACTGGACAGACTTCCTGAAATCAGATTGGCACAGGATGTCACGAAACGTGTTTTGCGCGAATTCGAGCATGATCCTGCAGCCTTTGACTATGATTTGCAAAGCCCGAAGGCGATGGAGTGTTTCTATCACTACTACTTTTTCCAACGAGCCCATGAAATGGCTTTCCCGGTGTCCGGCAGGGACATCAAGGATATAGCGCGGAATGATGATTTGTTGAACCTGCTTTCAATCAATAATGATTCCGTCCAGATTTACCTCAACGAGCGGAAGCAGGCACCCCCCCTCTTTCTGCGCCAATCGTTCATGAGTGCAGCTAGGGCATTCAAGGCCATTGACTCCCCCACCGAGGGGGTGATCGTGCCGTATGCCGAAGGAGAGAAAATAATCGCCAAGTTATTGTGCGCCGGATATGAGGAGAAGGGGCGTTTGCTCAAAGAGGCGCAACGATATTCAGTCAACCTGTTTCCGCACGAGATGAAGAAACTGAAAGATGAAAAACGTCGCTTGTATGAGGTCTGGAAGGGGAGCGGTGTCTATTATCTCGACGAGCGCCATTACAGCGAGCAGTTCGGGGTAAGTACAGAGGAGGTGGCTGATATGAAGGTACTTATCGTGTCAGGAGGTGACAATGAGGAGCCGTATTGA
- a CDS encoding Bro-N domain-containing protein, producing MPSCRRCREGQKPQGGAGIVCNLKEVWMETKLVVFQSKEIRRTLHNGEWWFSVVDVCGALTDSPDAGAYWRKLKQRLNEEGSEVVTFCHGLKLPAPDGKLRTTDCANTEGMFRIIQSIPSPKAEPFKRWLAKVGYERVQEIEDPELATKRTRELYKAKGYSDAWIEKRMRGIAIRAELTEEWKNRGVKDEPEYAILTAEISKAAFGMTPGEYKQFKGLERENLRDHMTDLELIFSMLGEAATTEIARKQDSQGFPENKVAAHKGGRIAGEAREKLEVETGERVVTPENFLVEPESRKRLKGKKP from the coding sequence ATGCCTTCCTGCCGTCGTTGCCGAGAAGGACAGAAACCGCAGGGCGGCGCGGGAATTGTTTGCAATCTGAAGGAGGTATGGATGGAAACGAAGCTGGTGGTTTTCCAGAGCAAGGAGATCCGTAGAACACTTCATAATGGTGAATGGTGGTTTTCGGTGGTGGATGTCTGTGGCGCATTAACGGACAGTCCAGATGCCGGAGCGTACTGGCGAAAGTTGAAACAGCGACTTAACGAGGAGGGAAGTGAAGTCGTGACATTTTGTCACGGGTTGAAGCTCCCCGCTCCAGACGGGAAGCTCAGGACAACCGATTGTGCCAATACCGAAGGCATGTTCCGCATCATCCAGTCCATCCCATCCCCCAAGGCCGAGCCCTTCAAACGCTGGCTGGCAAAGGTTGGCTACGAGCGGGTCCAGGAGATCGAAGACCCCGAGCTTGCCACGAAACGCACCCGCGAGTTGTACAAGGCCAAGGGATACTCCGACGCCTGGATCGAGAAGCGGATGCGCGGTATCGCCATTCGGGCGGAATTGACGGAGGAATGGAAGAATAGAGGGGTTAAAGATGAGCCCGAGTACGCCATCCTGACCGCCGAAATCTCCAAGGCAGCCTTCGGCATGACCCCGGGCGAGTACAAGCAGTTCAAGGGACTGGAGCGGGAAAACCTGCGCGACCACATGACCGATCTGGAACTGATCTTCTCGATGCTGGGCGAGGCGGCCACGACGGAGATCGCGCGGAAGCAGGACTCTCAAGGCTTTCCCGAAAACAAGGTGGCGGCCCACAAGGGGGGGAGGATTGCCGGCGAAGCGCGGGAGAAGCTGGAGGTGGAGACCGGCGAGCGGGTGGTGACGCCGGAAAATTTCCTGGTGGAACCGGAGAGCCGGAAGCGGCTGAAAGGGAAAAAACCATGA
- the cas4 gene encoding CRISPR-associated protein Cas4: MNEPTDPVMISALEHYSYCPRQCALIHVEQVWGENLYTMRGRDVHENVDAESSHDVAGIRYERALPLWSKRLNLVGKADLVEFHGETPYPVEYKSGRHRAGHHEALQLCAQAICLEEMFGVSVEKGALFWHGSRERREVVFTAAMRGHVEKAAESVQALLTQASIPPPVNDKRCTHCSLKESCLPAVVAEKDRNRRAARELFAI; encoded by the coding sequence ATGAACGAACCCACCGACCCCGTCATGATCTCCGCCCTGGAGCACTACAGCTACTGCCCCCGCCAGTGCGCCCTCATCCACGTGGAGCAGGTGTGGGGCGAAAACCTCTACACCATGCGTGGCCGCGACGTGCATGAAAACGTGGATGCGGAGTCGTCCCATGACGTGGCGGGCATCCGTTATGAACGCGCGCTTCCCCTCTGGTCGAAACGGCTGAACCTCGTCGGCAAGGCCGATCTGGTGGAGTTTCACGGTGAGACGCCCTATCCGGTGGAATACAAGTCGGGCAGGCACCGGGCCGGCCACCATGAGGCCTTGCAACTCTGCGCCCAGGCCATCTGCCTCGAAGAGATGTTCGGGGTGTCGGTGGAGAAAGGAGCGCTCTTCTGGCACGGCTCGCGGGAGCGGCGGGAAGTTGTTTTTACCGCCGCAATGCGGGGACACGTGGAAAAAGCGGCCGAAAGTGTCCAGGCACTGCTGACGCAAGCCAGCATCCCGCCGCCGGTGAACGACAAACGCTGCACCCATTGCTCACTGAAGGAATCATGCCTTCCTGCCGTCGTTGCCGAGAAGGACAGAAACCGCAGGGCGGCGCGGGAATTGTTTGCAATCTGA
- a CDS encoding transposase, whose translation MTYNPDIHHRRSIRLREYDYSSGGVYFVTMCVQGRECLFGGVVDGVMQLNEAGRMVEGTWHGLAERFPNMTTDEFIVMPNHVHGIMVVQENEIGGGVGAIHELPLQVARRNMVIPKIIGYFKMNTAKQINIMRGRAGIPVWQRNYYERVIRDEREFTSIREYIRCNPLKWADDEENPDL comes from the coding sequence ATGACCTATAATCCCGATATTCACCATCGCCGTTCCATCCGCCTGCGGGAATATGATTATTCCTCGGGCGGTGTGTATTTCGTGACGATGTGTGTCCAAGGGCGTGAATGCCTGTTCGGCGGGGTGGTCGATGGGGTCATGCAGTTGAACGAGGCGGGGCGGATGGTGGAGGGAACATGGCACGGGTTGGCGGAACGGTTTCCCAACATGACGACGGACGAATTCATCGTCATGCCGAACCATGTTCACGGGATCATGGTGGTTCAAGAGAATGAAATTGGCGGTGGTGTAGGGGCAATTCATGAATTGCCCCTACAGGTGGCTCGTCGAAATATGGTGATCCCGAAAATAATCGGCTATTTCAAGATGAATACCGCTAAACAGATCAACATAATGCGCGGCAGGGCAGGCATTCCCGTATGGCAGCGCAATTATTACGAACGGGTTATCCGAGATGAAAGGGAATTTACCAGCATCCGGGAATACATCCGTTGCAATCCCCTGAAATGGGCCGATGACGAAGAAAACCCAGACCTGTAG